One part of the Oceanispirochaeta sp. genome encodes these proteins:
- a CDS encoding sugar phosphate isomerase/epimerase: MYYTGFADEAGIGLDAQIRATKELGWTRIESRNIDGMNIHDLPDNQFDLVAGKLEDQGISINCFGSTVANWSRDPRSEEDYQKSLNELKRAFPRMERLGCTMIRGMSFTRFRDASLYTPELEQRIFEKLRGLVRLCEEAGVYYMHENCANYGGMSSEHALRLVEEIDSPHFKLLFDTGNPLNSVDYREGHSDHMQDALQFYTAIKEHVAYVHIKDGVFRKMQHEELFNSSDWCFPGDGEGKVREIVADLIQRGYDGGFSIEPHMASVYHDSDVSSEEELKYANYVEYGRRFMKIVETFKQSPPPEAPL; the protein is encoded by the coding sequence ATGTATTATACAGGATTTGCCGATGAAGCCGGCATTGGACTGGATGCTCAGATTCGTGCCACGAAAGAACTGGGATGGACCCGCATCGAGTCCCGCAACATCGATGGCATGAATATTCACGACCTTCCTGATAATCAGTTTGATCTGGTTGCTGGAAAACTGGAAGACCAGGGTATCTCCATCAATTGCTTCGGCAGTACTGTGGCCAATTGGAGCCGGGATCCCCGGTCTGAAGAGGATTATCAAAAGAGCCTGAATGAATTGAAACGGGCCTTCCCCCGTATGGAGAGATTGGGATGCACCATGATCCGGGGCATGAGTTTTACCCGCTTCCGGGATGCCTCCTTGTACACCCCCGAGCTGGAGCAGAGGATCTTTGAAAAATTACGCGGTCTGGTCCGTCTTTGCGAGGAGGCTGGAGTCTATTATATGCATGAAAATTGTGCCAACTATGGAGGGATGTCATCAGAACATGCCCTCAGGCTGGTCGAGGAGATTGATTCTCCCCATTTTAAACTGCTCTTTGACACCGGAAATCCTCTGAACTCTGTGGATTACCGGGAAGGACACTCTGATCATATGCAGGATGCCTTGCAATTTTACACGGCTATTAAAGAGCATGTTGCCTACGTGCACATCAAGGATGGAGTCTTCAGGAAGATGCAGCACGAAGAACTTTTCAACTCTTCCGACTGGTGTTTTCCCGGAGATGGAGAAGGAAAGGTGAGGGAAATCGTGGCAGATCTGATTCAGAGGGGATATGATGGAGGGTTTTCTATAGAGCCCCATATGGCATCTGTCTATCATGACAGTGATGTCTCATCAGAAGAGGAATTAAAATACGCCAACTATGTTGAGTATGGGCGACGTTTTATGAAAATAGTGGAAACTTTTAAGCAGAGCCCACCACCGGAGGCTCCGCTATGA
- a CDS encoding sugar phosphate isomerase/epimerase, translating to MNEPNTKIAATLYSLREYCQTEKDLDNTLKRIRGFGYEAVQISGVPLSPDKIKDITDKHGLYICASHEGLDALRNDFNSLVKKLKTWDCDFTALGFPGEAFTVEPAAAGKLIAELDGYGRRFADQGIRFGYHNHEMEFAPSGDSLFLERIYAETDKTTFFAEIDVHWVQRGGQNPAEWIRKVSGRMPVCHFKDYTIVGREPRFCEVGEGNLNWSEIIQACVETGVRWYVVEQDVPVENRDIFQSLEISYQNLKKMGVK from the coding sequence TTGAACGAACCGAATACGAAAATTGCAGCGACTCTTTACAGTTTGAGAGAGTATTGTCAGACAGAGAAAGATCTGGACAACACTCTCAAGCGGATTAGAGGGTTCGGTTATGAGGCCGTACAGATATCAGGAGTGCCTTTAAGCCCGGACAAGATCAAGGATATAACGGATAAACACGGTTTATATATCTGTGCCTCTCATGAAGGCCTTGATGCCCTGAGAAATGATTTTAACTCTCTTGTCAAAAAATTGAAAACCTGGGACTGTGATTTTACCGCCCTGGGCTTCCCCGGCGAAGCATTTACAGTCGAACCAGCCGCAGCGGGGAAACTGATTGCTGAACTGGATGGTTATGGCCGGCGTTTTGCTGACCAGGGTATCCGCTTCGGTTATCACAACCATGAAATGGAATTTGCACCATCCGGAGACAGTCTGTTTCTTGAGCGAATTTATGCGGAAACTGACAAGACTACTTTTTTTGCCGAAATTGACGTTCACTGGGTCCAGAGAGGGGGACAGAATCCGGCCGAATGGATCAGGAAAGTGAGTGGACGCATGCCGGTCTGTCATTTTAAGGATTATACGATAGTGGGACGGGAACCCCGTTTCTGCGAAGTAGGTGAGGGGAATCTGAATTGGTCTGAGATCATTCAGGCCTGTGTTGAAACCGGCGTGCGATGGTATGTGGTTGAGCAGGATGTTCCTGTAGAAAACAGAGACATCTTTCAATCCCTTGAAATCTCTTATCAAAATCTAAAAAAAATGGGAGTGAAATAA
- a CDS encoding 4Fe-4S binding protein translates to MIKKRVTKARLLLLAAFVIFISYEAYMHQVKGGGPDGSPSIHALCPYGGLESLYSMFLTGALIDKIYGGTIVLFIVSILTALFFRRGFCSWICPLGGMQEFLGRLGRKVMGKQLRMPPSVDKYLRYLKYGVLVLTAVLSWKTASMWVSPYDPWAAFGHLSEGFPSLWKEFAVGFVILIITFIGSFLYDRFFCKYLCPMGGFLAFISKISPFSIQRDDDLCINCNLCTKVCPMNIDVAKVETASTLECINCQECVEVCPKEGALTNRVSFNKKLKLTPVLVGVSVLIIYFGGIGIAKMVDLYTLLPGPITEETIVTDVDTLKGYMTLSEISTLMHLPLEEVYSRMSIPAEVPAETEAKQLEQYIPGFDFHEARNALRD, encoded by the coding sequence ATGATTAAAAAAAGAGTCACAAAAGCAAGACTATTATTATTAGCAGCTTTTGTCATATTTATCAGTTATGAAGCTTATATGCACCAGGTCAAAGGAGGAGGCCCTGACGGATCTCCCTCCATTCATGCACTATGCCCCTATGGAGGGCTCGAAAGCCTCTACTCAATGTTTCTGACAGGAGCACTGATCGATAAGATTTACGGGGGAACCATTGTCCTGTTTATAGTATCCATTCTGACTGCTCTTTTCTTTCGCAGAGGTTTTTGCAGCTGGATTTGTCCTCTCGGTGGAATGCAGGAATTTCTGGGACGCCTTGGCAGGAAAGTCATGGGGAAACAACTGAGGATGCCCCCTTCTGTTGATAAATATCTGAGATATCTTAAATATGGGGTCCTTGTTCTAACGGCTGTATTATCATGGAAAACAGCCTCCATGTGGGTGTCTCCCTATGATCCCTGGGCAGCCTTTGGTCATCTTAGTGAAGGATTCCCCTCTTTATGGAAAGAATTTGCCGTTGGATTTGTCATCTTGATAATTACATTTATCGGTTCGTTTCTCTACGACAGGTTCTTTTGTAAATACCTCTGCCCCATGGGAGGATTTTTGGCTTTCATTTCAAAAATCAGTCCCTTCAGTATTCAAAGAGATGATGATCTCTGCATAAACTGCAATCTGTGTACAAAGGTCTGTCCCATGAATATTGATGTTGCAAAGGTTGAAACAGCATCCACTCTGGAATGCATAAACTGCCAGGAATGTGTTGAAGTTTGCCCCAAAGAGGGAGCCTTAACCAATAGAGTCTCATTCAACAAAAAACTGAAACTGACCCCTGTTCTTGTTGGAGTCTCGGTCCTCATTATATATTTCGGGGGAATTGGAATTGCAAAAATGGTTGATCTATATACACTTCTTCCCGGGCCGATTACTGAAGAAACCATAGTGACCGATGTGGATACTCTCAAAGGATATATGACTTTGTCTGAAATATCGACTTTGATGCACCTTCCTTTGGAAGAAGTATATTCCCGGATGTCCATTCCTGCAGAAGTTCCTGCGGAGACAGAAGCAAAACAACTTGAACAATATATCCCCGGCTTTGATTTTCATGAAGCAAGGAATGCTCTTCGAGATTAA